The Caloenas nicobarica isolate bCalNic1 chromosome Z, bCalNic1.hap1, whole genome shotgun sequence region AACCTTCCTGGCCGTCTGCTGGCCAAATTCAGgcaacaaaaggcttttatttgtTCCCAGGTGATTTTCGAAGGCTGTACTGGACAGTTTGTCCTACAAGGTTCTGCGAGGCTCACAACCACAGGTCATGGCATAACTGGGCTGCAGAAGTTAAGAGTTTGGACGCTCTGGTCGTATACAGCAAAAATGTTTCACCTCTAACAGTACAAATTGTTTTGATCTTGCAAGATCCAAACACTGGCAGTGCCTTCAGTGAGGTTCTCTCAGAAATTCTTTCTCTGCCATTTGTCTGTTACTTCTTAATCAAAGATACTgttctgtttaaaaagcaaaaccagggaCCCCAACTGATTAAGAAGCGAGGAGTAGCAGAAGAGTGTACTCAGATCAAACACAACTCTGTTATCAGTCACAAAACGAGaaccctttttttctccaaactgCAAACTGCCACCCTCTCGGTGAGCCTGTATTATGCAAGAGAAACAACCCACAGTCCCTTTCCATGGAGTCAGTATTTATAGAAATGGACTCCGTCTTTATACACTTAGCTTGATAGAAGTACTGTTCTTTAGTATTGGCATAGGCTATAATTCCCAGTTAAATGCAAACAGAAGTTACACAATAACAAAACTGCACTTAGAGAACTCGGAAAATAAtagtttctgggttttttcatGTTAGTAGTCAGCACTCAAAAACatctggtaattttttttaagaaacaatgCACTTCCTGCCTTGTCGTTCATGGAAAAGCAATTGTTGCCGTTTCCAAAGTACCCATTGTTAAGAGAAACAACTTTACAAGTTCAGGGACATAATTAAAGACAATGAAAGTTGAtgggaataaaatgaaaaaacatcaTAACAAAAAGAGTACAACAAGCAAAACAACTGCAACATTATGGTATATTATAGCTTACAATTCAAGGGCACAATAAAATATGCcaactgaaaatacaaagaaggaaaaaacagttgGAGACCAGTGTATTGTGAACAATAAATATTCTTAAATTTTAATATATCTATTTTAATATACAATTCATATGTAAAAATGAAGTCCACTGACTCCAAATACATAGCAAATGTCCAGATTGTACAGGCACAGATTGTCTGgcactgcagcagcatttttaacTCTTTGCAGCGCAACACAAACAGACGTGCACACACACCCCAACTTCAGCAAACTTTCCTTAAACTTCCTGCTATTTTTATCAGCATCATAAGTTTGGCCTTGATCTGTCTGGCTGAACTGGTACCAAGTCTTACAAGGAAATCACAAGGAGTGTATGAAGTctagaaaggaaacaaacagtCATGCTGACTTTGTTAAAGCTCAGATGCACAGAGTTCAAGGAAGCTGTGTACCTCGCCTGGGCTTACACGAAATAGTTATATAAAGATTTGTTCGCATTTCTTGCATGATTGTTAATGCTTTTCTCCTCTTgtagtatttttattctaaGCCAGTGTTACTACCAGTTCCAtgttaattctttttaaaatcaggacTGCAGTCATTGCAGAGCTGTAAAAAATCTGTATTCCAGTGGATATAGAATCAGCTGGGATAACACAAAGCATGGATACAAGATTTTGTAGTGATACTATCTAACATTCCTTGCGTTATACAAGACTTGGCAAATTCTACCATTTGCTAAGTTctcaaattaaaatgttattcaAATTGAGCCAAGATGTAAAATCTTAAAGCTCAAGAGTTCTACAACTCTTCAGCTGCAAGTTGATTGGCATTGTGATTTTAGGCTCTGTTCATAGCCTCAGGCGTTTTCAATTCAGGCACTTTGTATGAAGATAAGTTACAAAGAAGTGCAGCATGAAAGAGTCTAGCAGTGTATAGTGTAAAACCAGCCTTCTGAGCACTTGCACATTGAATCACTTGGCCATGCCAAGTATTGCTGCATCCTGCTTCAGCCTTTGTCAGCAGCAGCATGACAAATCCATCATAGGCTGCCCCAAATCAGAGAGAAGCCTGTCATCGCCTGATGAAGTTTGACCGAGGAATCCAAGTTTGAGTCAGTCAGGACTCTGACAGCATGCTCTGAGCTGTGGACCTTGCCATATTTACCCCATTAGATGCAATTTGCTGACAAATATTTATCATGCAAATTAAAAGAAGGGAAACAACCACCATGTCGTCAGCTGTTCCAAGTGTCCTACAGAGAGGCCCAGGCTTTGTGTCAAATGGAGAAGACAAGCATATGATTGTTCCGAAGGAGCAAACAGCaactcttaggaaaaaaatccataccaGACCGCCCCAAGTGAAGATTCCTCGCAAGGCAAGAGTCAGGAATAACGGCATGTCGTAAAGGTAATCTGCAAACTAAATATTCAGATAAGTtatactgttttgttttctgatgccCTGCAGTTCTTTCAGCTGAATGTGACTCTTAAGCACTTTCAGATTCACATCTCTTAAATGCAGAAACTTTCTGTGCTGTCCAAATCCACCTATGCTGTTCAGTTATTTTGCGGTATCTAGAGGACATTCCAAAAGGAATCCCCGCTCCCCCAgcacttcaaaaagaaaatattatgctAGACATTTAATCCTTTTTGGAAACTGGGCCTTAATGGGTGCACTGAGCATACGCCCATCTTTAAAATCTGACATCAAGTGTAGGCCACAAATGCTTGAAAATGAGGCCTCAAGTCTCGCCTTGGTGTGTACAGGAACCGTAGGACTGCGTGACTGTTCTTCTTCATTAATGCTAGTTTGTTGGGTTGGAAAATAACATTCCCCTCCACAGTGCTTAGTTTAGTCCATAGATTGAACCAGACTCCACAGTCCTTTCAGGCTCCTACCAGGATGTGACAGGAGAGTAAGATTTGCTTTGGTGATATTCTACACCCTGTCAGGAACGGGCCTCACTTGTGCCTTCAGCCCTCATCTCTCAGTCGTTTCCACTGCCTGTCACGTCTCTGTACCAGCTCTTACCAGCTGGGattccagcttttaaaaaagtgcAGAGCCAGCATGGGCTGTTTGATTTTGCCaatatctggggaaaaaaaccagctccATTCTAAGCTGGAATCTGATTTGAAATTTTAGAGGCAAGTTAAAATCCTGGAGTTCCAATCCGAGTTCAATTTCGAAAGTTCTAGCCTGAACCTTTACTAGAAGGTGCTAGACCCAGAAGTGGGTTGTCACACTTCCACCATGGTATTGCCCATAATTGCATAAAAAGGTAATTCACATAATGATAGAAACTGCTTTTCATTGCTGGGTCTCTTTCAATCCTCTCTGTGTTACGCACTACTAACTGGGTAAATGTAGATGTATAACTACTTACAGGTCGAGGTTGCCCTGAGAAACGCTTGTTGTAATCTCTGATGTCATGTACAATTTGTTTACTTGGCTTATCTTGTTGCTTCTCACAAGAGATGTTATCCAGAAGAACCACCTTCATAAGAAAAGATTGGTATTAGCACGGTGTATTTTAACCTCCATTAAAAAGGTTCGTGTTCCGTAGGACATCTCTTCATAGTCTCTCTCTTGCAACTGGACCTTTGTCCAGCTCCAGCAGTTCCACAATagcaagaatattttccttttatgacTTCCATCATCCTTCCAGTAAAACGGGCAGCCTCAGACTGGGGTCAGATGAGATTAGGAACTTCCATATTGCTTTTTATGGAATGTTCTCCCAGAGATTAAATAAATTATACAAAAGTAAAATGCTGGAGGCCTGTTCAATTATTTCGCAGAGTTGCCTGACATGACATGTCAAATGACAAATGAGAATGGCTGCAGGGTCATTCAAGTCTAAATAGGTTtgaaatgctacagaaaatCGGAGGATAAATAAAGTTGAGCCTAAGAGTTGAAGCTTGTCATTTTGTATGTAGATGCAGATGTCATTTTGTATGCAGATGTGAACAAGGGAGGTAAGTCTTACCTTTTGTCTGCAGAGAGGGCAGGTTATGGCTGCTAACCAGGGACTGTGTTTCCAGTATGTGATCAGACAGGcacctaccaaaaaaaaaaaaagtgcaaatatATTTCAGATATATCTGAGGATATTTAATGTTTACAAGGAAGTTATCAGTAATAAACCCTCTTCTTTCTACAACTCTgtaaaaattaatgtaattctttgctttcattttaagatGTGGTTTTGCTCTGCAAAGTGACTGTGTAAAAATGGAGCCTTAGCTCTCTTACATAGGTAAACGCAGAGATACATGAACCTTCTAAAGGCGACTTTgattcagtttcttttcctgtcgATAGTGTCTTATTCTGGAGCTCCCTGGGCTGAGGTCGAGGCACTCAGGAATACAGGCACCCTCAGAGCACGGCGCTGGCTGCTGCGGACAAAGGCAGCGCAGCTGCATCAAGGTGGAGTTCCACCGGAGCCAGTTCAGCTTTTACTGGTTATGAGGGTCAGTTACCACCGATAAACCAATGTGCACAGCCAGGGGACAGCCTGGTGGTGCAGACTTCTGGTGACACAAGATGTATCTTGGTGATAAAGTGTTGTACATTGGGCTATTTTGtccatttgccttttttttcttactatatTTCAACTCTGTTACCCTTCTGAAACTGCATCGCTCTGGAAGAGCGagttgctgctttctgttttattcttcttACCTAGATGACTGCTAACTAATTTCCAAATGCAACATCATCTTTTCTTACATTAAGGTCTCAGGTGTGAAAGAGGGCAGAATCTGAGGACAATAAGATCAGACTGCGCATATAGCTGACAGCAGCAGTTGACATACATGAATGTCAGTGCTGGCACTAACAGCAAAAACAGCAAAGCATAAATAGCAGCTAATCCGAAGCAGCACAGCTTGACTTTCAGCTCCTGGGCGCAGTGTGCAAtgtgacaggtcaggaaaaaaaatctcttaacaTTGGAACTGATCAAATTTGACAAGGACCCCggtgaaaacagaagcagaatgcTGTGCTGCCATTTTGATGGAATTGCTTTATTGAATTGAACAATGctctttgttcttaaaaaaaaaaaaaagggcacgTAGTTTCTTGT contains the following coding sequences:
- the LOC136002154 gene encoding E3 ubiquitin-protein ligase RNF170-like encodes the protein MTANDCLHRPATTTCSTALSLKCNSSFLGLCYVSQGAPKPPAFWGTWSQKQEQSQEGRGFTSQDLNPQDPSKESLQIWQRNNHSDFSCPICLQTATFPVETNCGHLFCGACLITYWKHSPWLAAITCPLCRQKVVLLDNISCEKQQDKPSKQIVHDIRDYNKRFSGQPRPFADYLYDMPLFLTLALRGIFTWGGLVWIFFLRVAVCSFGTIICLSSPFDTKPGPLCRTLGTADDMVVVSLLLICMINICQQIASNGVNMARSTAQSMLSES